A DNA window from Canis lupus familiaris isolate Mischka breed German Shepherd chromosome 10, alternate assembly UU_Cfam_GSD_1.0, whole genome shotgun sequence contains the following coding sequences:
- the IL1RL1 gene encoding interleukin-1 receptor-like 1, whose translation MRLWVLALLTILEHYTAAKFSKSSWGLENEALIVRCPRQGKSRYPVDWYDSKTNKSITTQKRNRVFASGERLKFLPAKVKDSGIYTCIIRSSPTTNKTGYVNVTIYKKQPDCRIPDHLIYSTTYGSEKNSKIYCPTIDFYNWTAPVEWFKNCKVLQGPRFHIHRTFLLIDNATSKDTGDYTCRFMHNENGINYSVTATRSFVVQNKESLSWFPVILAPPQNETKEVEIGKPANILCSACFGKGSQMMSGVRWLVNRTTAQNFGEARIQEEREPNQSFSNEMTCQSTILRINDVREEDLSLRYDCLAQNLHGKIRHTIRLKWKSPIDKQSTYYILAGFSVLLMLINVMVIILKVFWIEVILLWRDIARPYKTKNDGKIYDAYVIYPRNYKNSPERASAVEYFVHQILPDVLENKCGYNLCIYGRDLLPGEDAATAVETNIRKSRRHIFILTPEITHSREFAYEQEIALHSALIQNDAKVILIELEALSKPGGLQFGELQDSLKHLVEVQGTIKWREDHVANKQSLNSKFWKHVRYHMPVPNRLPGKTSSLASLSAQGQ comes from the exons ATGAGACTTTGGGTCTTGGCACTTCTGACAATTCTTGAACATTACACAGCAGCTAAGTTTA GCAAATCATCTTGGGGGCTGGAAAATGAGGCTTTAATTGTGAGATGTCCTAGGCAAGGAAAGTCTCGGTATCCTGTGGATTGGTATGACTCAAAAACCAACAAAAGTATAACCACCCAGAAAAGAAATCGTGTATTCGCCTCCGGGGAACGTCTTAAGTTTCTCCCAGCCAAAGTCAAGGATTCTGGAATTTACACTTGCATTATCAGAAG TAGTCCTACCACCAATAAGACTGGATATGTGAACGtcaccatatataaaaaacaaCCAGATTGCCGTATTCCAGATCATCTGATATATTCAACAACATATGgatcagaaaaaaattccaaaatatattgtCCTACAATTGACTTCTACAATTGGACAGCACCTGTTGAGTGGTTTAAG aattgCAAAGTTCTTCAAGGACCAAGGTTTCACATACACAGGACCTTTTTGCTGATTGACAATGCAACTAGCAAGGACACGGGTGATTATACATGCAGATTTATGCACAATGAAAATGGAATCAATTACAGCGTGACAGCAACCAGATCATTCGTTGTGCAAA ATAAGGAAAGCCTTTCTTGGTTTCCAGTAATTCTAGCGCCtccacaaaatgaaacaaaagaagtgGAAATTG GAAAACCAGCAAACATCCTCTGCTCTGCTTGCTTTGGGAAAGGCTCTCAGATGATGTCTGGCGTCCGGTGGTTGGTGAACAGAACTACAGCTCAGAACTTTGGTGAAGCAAGAATTCAAGAGGAACGGGAGCCAAATCAAAG TTTTAGCAATGAGATGACGTGTCAGAGCaccattttaagaataaatgacGTGAGAGAAGAGGATTTATCACTGCGGTATGACTGTCTGGCTCAGAATTTGCATGGCAAGATACGGCACACCATAAGACTAAAGTGGAAAAGTCCAA TTGACAAGCAAAGCACCTACTACATACTTGCGGGATTTAGCGTCTTGTTAATGCTAATCAATGTCATGGTGATAATATTAAAAGTGTTCTGGATTGAGGTTATTCTGCTCTGGAGAGACATAGCTAGACCTTACAAAACTAAGAATG ATGGAAAGATCTACGATGCTTATGTTATCTATCCACGGAACTATAAAAATAGTCCAGAGAGGGCCAGTGCTGTAGAGTACTTTGTCCACCAGATTTTGCCTGATGTTCTTGAAAATAAATGTGGCTATAACTTATGCATTTATGGGAGAGATCTGCTACCTGGAGAAG ATGCAGCCACCGCAGTGGAAACCAACATACGAAAGAGTAGGCGCCACATTTTTATCCTGACTCCTGAGATCACACACAGCAGGGAGTTTGCCTACGAGCAGGAGATCGCCCTGCACAGTGCCCTCATCCAGAACGACGCCAAGGTGATTCTTATAGAATTGGAGGCTCTGAGCAAGCCAGGTGGACTACAGTTTGGGGAGCTTCAAGATTCCCTCAAGCACCTTGTGGAAGTGCAAGGTACCATCAAGTGGAGGGAAGACCATGTGGCCAACAAACAGTCGCTGAATTCCAAATTCTGGAAGCATGTGAGGTACCACATGCCTGTGCCCAACAGACTGCCAGGGAAGACATCCAGTTTGGCTTCCCTGAGTGCCCAGGGGCAGTAG